In Nomascus leucogenys isolate Asia chromosome 6, Asia_NLE_v1, whole genome shotgun sequence, one DNA window encodes the following:
- the TMED3 gene encoding transmembrane emp24 domain-containing protein 3 isoform X3 — protein MGSTVPRSASVLLLLLLLLRAEQPRGAELTFELPDNAKQCFHEEVEQGVKFSLDYQVITGGHYDVDCYVEDPQGNTIYRETKKQYDSFTYRAEVKGVYQFCFSNEFSTFSHKTVYFDFQVGDEPPILPDMGNRVTALTQGFRVFCL, from the exons ATGGGCAGCACTGTCCCGCGCTCCGCCTCcgtgctgcttctgctgctgctcctgctccggGCCGAGCAGCCCCGCGGGGCCGAGCTCACCTTCGAGCTGCCAGACAACGCCAAGCAGTGCTTCCACGAGGAGGTGGAGCAGGGCGTGAAGTTCTCCCTGGATTACCAG GTCATCACTGGAGGCCACTACGATGTTGACTGCTATGTGGAGGACCCCCAGGGGAACACCATCTACAGAGAAACCAAGAAGCAGTACGACAGCTTCACGTACCGGGCTGAAGTCAAGGGCGTTTATCAGTTTTGCTTCAGTAATGAGTTTTCCACCTTTTCTCACAAGACCGTCTACTTTGACTTTCAAGTGGGTGATGAGCCTCCCATTCTCCCAGACATGGGGAACAGGGTCACAGCTCTCACCCAG GGCTTCAGGGTCTTCTGCCTGTAG
- the TMED3 gene encoding transmembrane emp24 domain-containing protein 3 isoform X1, producing the protein MGSTVPRSASVLLLLLLLLRAEQPRGAELTFELPDNAKQCFHEEVEQGVKFSLDYQVITGGHYDVDCYVEDPQGNTIYRETKKQYDSFTYRAEVKGVYQFCFSNEFSTFSHKTVYFDFQVGDEPPILPDMGNRVTALTQMESACVTIHEALKTVIDSQTHYRLREAQDRARAEDLNSRVSYWSIGETIALFVVSFSQVLLLKSFFTEKRPISRAIHS; encoded by the exons ATGGGCAGCACTGTCCCGCGCTCCGCCTCcgtgctgcttctgctgctgctcctgctccggGCCGAGCAGCCCCGCGGGGCCGAGCTCACCTTCGAGCTGCCAGACAACGCCAAGCAGTGCTTCCACGAGGAGGTGGAGCAGGGCGTGAAGTTCTCCCTGGATTACCAG GTCATCACTGGAGGCCACTACGATGTTGACTGCTATGTGGAGGACCCCCAGGGGAACACCATCTACAGAGAAACCAAGAAGCAGTACGACAGCTTCACGTACCGGGCTGAAGTCAAGGGCGTTTATCAGTTTTGCTTCAGTAATGAGTTTTCCACCTTTTCTCACAAGACCGTCTACTTTGACTTTCAAGTGGGTGATGAGCCTCCCATTCTCCCAGACATGGGGAACAGGGTCACAGCTCTCACCCAG ATGGAGTCCGCCTGCGTGACCATCCATGAGGCTCTGAAAACGGTGATTGACTCCCAGACGCATTACCGGCTGCGGGAGGCCCAGGACCGGGCCCGAGCGGAAGACCTTAATAGCCGAGTCTCTTACTGGTCTATCGGCGAGACGATTGCCCTGTTCGTGGTCAGCTTCAGTCAGGTGCTACTGTTGAAAagcttcttcacagaaaaacGACCCATCAGCAGGGCAATCCACTCCTAG